Proteins encoded by one window of Chaetodon trifascialis isolate fChaTrf1 chromosome 15, fChaTrf1.hap1, whole genome shotgun sequence:
- the LOC139344177 gene encoding voltage-dependent calcium channel gamma-4 subunit-like, which yields MAWCDRGVQTLLATVGAFAAFSLMTIAIGTDYWLYSRAYICNSTNATTDETQSQPKTKKGDLTHSGLWRICCIEGINQGSCYRINHFPDDNDYDTDSSEYLLRIVRASSVFPILSTCLLMLGGLCVGVGRVYNKTNNVLLSAGILFVAAGLSNIIGIIVYISSNAGDPSDKRDDDRKYTYSYGWSFYFGALSFIVAETVAVLAINIYIEKNKEVRWRARREFIRSLSSSSPYSRIPSFRYRRRTSHASSHSTEASRENSPVVGLKGAPSSSGALDELSMYALARDSVTENTYSPEHEAAAEFLQVHNCFPNDLKDGVNRRTTPV from the exons ATGGCTTGGTGTGACCGCGGGGTTCAAACGCTGCTGGCCACCGTGGGGGCTTTCGCTGCCTTCAGCCTGATGACCATCGCCATCGGCACGGACTACTGGCTCTATTCGCGGGCGTACATCTGCAACAGCACCAATGCCACCACAGACGAGACCCAATCACAGCCCAAAACTAAGAAGGGCGACCTCACCCACTCCGGGCTGTGGAGAATCTGCTGTATTGAAG GCATCAATCAAGGCAGCTGTTACAGAATCAACCATTTCCCCGATGACAACGACTACGACACAGACAGCTCTGAATACCTGCTGC GTATAGTTCGCGCCTCCAGCGTGTTCCCCATCCTCAGTACCTGCCTGCTGATGCTTGGCGGGCTGTGCGTCGGGGTGGGCCGAGtctacaacaaaacaaacaatgtcCTCCTCAGCGCAGGCATCCTGTTCgtagctgcag GTCTGAGCAACATAATTGGCATCATCGTCTATATTTCCAGCAACGCAGGAGACCCCAGCGATAAGCGTGACGATGACAGGAAGTACACTTACTCTTACGGCTGGTCGTTCTACTTTGGCGCCCTGTCCTTCATTGTGGCCGAAACTGTGGCCGTCCTCGCCATCAACATCTACATTGAGAAAAACAAGGAGGTCCGCTGGAGGGCGCGCCGCGAGTTCATACgttcactctcttcctcttccccgTACTCGAGGATACCGAGCTTCCGCTACCGCCGGCGGACGTCGCACGCCAGCTCTCATTCTACAGAGGCATCGCGGGAGAACTCACCGGTGGTCGGTTTGAAGGGGGCGCCATCTTCCAGTGGGGCCCTGGATGAGCTGTCCATGTACGCCCTGGCAAGGGACAGCGTGACGGAGAACACGTACAGCCCAGAACACGAGGCAGCCGCTGAGTTCCTCCAAGTCCATAACTGTTTCCCCAACGATTTAAAGGACGGGGTGAATCGCAGGACCACACCTGTGTGA